The sequence GGAAGAGGATAAATAATATAATCAGTTTCGAACGCCTCATGGTACATGGTTATTTCCAGGTGGTGCGCAGGGGCTGGTTCAGCAACCTGTTTGCACCTTCATCGAACAGGAAAGTTTGTTTTTCAGGATCATATTGGAGAGAGCGGCCCAGCTGAAGGGCGATCTTTCCAATATTGACAAGTGTACAGGAACGATGTCCGTTTTCTTCGTTTGTCACGAAGGTTTGTCTTTCTTTTACCGCTTTCACAAAATCAGTGATAGCCAGTAGTGGTTCAGGAAAGTTGGCCAGGCGTTTTTCCAGGTCAGGGATATCTGATCTGAAATCAGCATACAGTTTACCATTGGGTCCGGAAATGAAGGGGGCGTTTGCATCCCGGCCTTCCGGGTCCAGGATGATCTTGCTGCCATCCTGGTAGGTAAAGGTGATCTTCTGCCAGGTACCTACGGCATCCGGGTGTTGTAACGGTGTTTCCACCTCTACCTCAATCGGACTGGTTTCATCTTTATCCAACAGGTATTGCACAGGATCGAGGTAATGTTGCCCTGTTTCACCCAGCACGCCTGCTCCATAATCCCAATATCCACGAAAGTTCTGTATCCGGTTGATATTGTAGGGTTTATAGGGTGCAGGTCCCAACCAGCGGTCATAGTTCAGGGTTGCCGGCACAGGTTGAACCGGCAGGTTGGTTAAACCGGTATACTCACCAGGCCAGGTAAAACCCGTATGTGGTGCCAGGGTTATGGTGAGCGGCCAACCCAGTAGACCGCTGAAGGTCAGTTTCTTCAATTTTCTGACAGGAATATTAGTCCCGTAAAAGTTCCCATCTATGCGGTGGTTCATATTGAGCCGGAAGATGCGGCCATAGGTTTGCACGGCATTGACCACCTGCTTTCCTTCGGCAATGGAATGGGTCATCGGGGTTTCGCACCAGATGTCCTTCCCTGCGGCGGCGGCTTCCATAGCAATGAGGCCATGCCAGTGTGGTGGCGTGGCAATATGTACGATGTCGACATCCTTTTGTAAAAGAAGGTGCCGGTAGTCGTCGAAGGTTTTGACTTTTTTGTCTGTGAGGAGTTTACTTTTATCTACATCACAAATAGCGGTGAGGCGTGTACCGGCGTAGTCTATATGCTGATGGCCGGCGACACCCATACCGATCACACCTTTGGTCAGCTGGTCGCTGGGGGCAGGGTAGCCACGGCCCAACACATGCCGGGGAATGATAGTAAAGGCAACTACCGTTCCGGCTATATTTTTCAGGAAATCACGTCTATGGTTTGGCATAGGATCTTCTATAATGATCACGAGGGGACAAGATATGCATTTTTTATAAATATAAAGTTTTGGCCTCCTATCTGGAAAAATTTTACTTAAATTAGGGCTAGCCCTGAACCATTGAACACAAATTCCATGTCTAACAATCATCACGAAAAAGTAATTGCCAGCATTAGCGAATACCTGCTACTCAACCTGAATAAGCCGGTCAGTATTTCACAACTAGCTCATTCTCACTACATCAGTGAGTCAAAGCTCAAACAGGATTTCAAAAAATACAAGCAGCTTTCCCTGATAAACTGGTTATTGGAGCAAAGAATGCAAAAGGCTTTTCAGCTTTTACAACAATCGGATAGTAAAATTTCCGATATTGCGGAGGAAGTCGGGTATAGTAATGTATCCAGTTTCAACCGGGAGTTTAGGAAACATTATGCCTGTTCTCCCCAGGAAATCAGGAATGGAAATAGTGAATAAGTAAAACCATTAGGGGATTTTTAGCGTACATATACTCAGTGCCAAAAAATTTCTGCATTTTTCTTTGAAATCAGCAGCCTTGCCGAAAGAATTATCAGACAAGCACTTATATCTGTAGTACGTTATAATTAAGACTGTTCCCTGTAATTTTTACAAATCATTAACAGCCGTATTCGAAGTTTATTTTCTAAAAACAGCAATGTGTTTAGTAGTTTTGCCCCGCTTATGAAGTAATCGGTTACGATAGCCAGGCAGGCAGAATAGTATAAAGTGAGTGCATAACGTGTCATGCGAATCATAAAGATCTGGGGCTAATAACCTACAGGATACGTTGGGTTCTTATTGTTCCAATCTAATTATTATACATGTCGCCACTTTATATGCAAAACGAAAGACACCAGACTACAACAATGCACAATGCTTTCCAAATTACCATCGCGTAATCAAACATATTTACATAGTGCCTTGAAAAAGGGGCTATAACCTTCGTTTACGAACAATGCAAAATGAAATACCGGTACTTTAGTCCTTTAGTGCCGGTTTTTTTTTGTCCGTATCTCTAGTAGGAAGGTCTATTAGATCTGCTCTTTTCAGGGGTATTCTCAAGACGTTCATCCAGTTGCTCATCGCTCATTTCTCTTTCTGATTCGTCCAGCGGACGTTCTGCCTCTTCAAATGCTCCACCCGAACCAGTGTGCAAAATTTCGTTTTCTTTGGGTGAGCCGGTCGACGCGCCGGTGTCGTTCACGTAAATCATTGGTATACACGTTTTTCCATTCAAAGGATCAATAACAATGCTAATCTAATAAAAATCGTGGGTATTCCATAATGGTAGGGCTTTAACTCTATATTAAGAGCGGGGTTTTGCCGTGCAAAACCCCGCAGATCTGTTATTTTAATAATTTAATAATCCCCTTACCCCACAGTTTTCCAAGGCTCTCTGCCCCTACCTTGTTGGGATGCAGATAAAATACGCCCTGCCAGCCTTCTTCTGCCTGCAATTCTGCTGCCGCATGTTGCTTAAAGTACCCAAATCCCTGTTTATCACCTACAATCACCTGACCGGGTTTGGTTCTTCCATACTCCTTCACCAGGTTGCCTACCTCCGGGAAATAGGTTTGCAAACGGTCCAGACCACGCTGTAAATAGATAGCACCATTGTAAGTATTCGGGCTATACCAGATAGGCAAATGAATGACCACCCTGCTGTCGGGAAAATCCGTCAGCAACTGGTCTATAATCGCCTGTAAGTTCTTTTTATAGTTTTCGGGAGACACTGGCGCTCCATTGGGCCCTTCTACGGCACTATCATTGGTACCCAGATCAATAGAAAATACTAACAATGCATCTTTGTCTGCCTTATAAGCTTCAGCCGCAGCTTCTACTTTTTTAAATGCTTTGCCGGTAGCTGGCAGAAAATCTACTGTGGTGTAACCGCTTACGCCCTGGTTGGAAAAATTCACCTTTCCCACTCCTTCCTGTGTTTGTAGCCACTCCACCGTTCGTACCGGCGGTGCCTCCTTGTCAGGTTCCTTTAGCGTGGCTCCATGCGTAATGCTGTTACCAATAAATACAATGTTCAGATTAGTGGCGGCTTTCTTTTGCGCCATTGTTGGAAGCTGGGCAATCACCAGCATGAGCAGGTATACACCTGCCCGTTGGCCATAGGTTCTCATATACATGACAGTTTATCTCCGCCACTGGAAGTAGAAACAGCTACCCTCGCCTAAACGGGATTCCACCCACACCTTGCCTCCCTGTGTTTCCACCAGTAATTTGAGGATATTTAATCCTATCCCTG is a genomic window of Chitinophaga sp. LS1 containing:
- a CDS encoding Gfo/Idh/MocA family oxidoreductase, with amino-acid sequence MPNHRRDFLKNIAGTVVAFTIIPRHVLGRGYPAPSDQLTKGVIGMGVAGHQHIDYAGTRLTAICDVDKSKLLTDKKVKTFDDYRHLLLQKDVDIVHIATPPHWHGLIAMEAAAAGKDIWCETPMTHSIAEGKQVVNAVQTYGRIFRLNMNHRIDGNFYGTNIPVRKLKKLTFSGLLGWPLTITLAPHTGFTWPGEYTGLTNLPVQPVPATLNYDRWLGPAPYKPYNINRIQNFRGYWDYGAGVLGETGQHYLDPVQYLLDKDETSPIEVEVETPLQHPDAVGTWQKITFTYQDGSKIILDPEGRDANAPFISGPNGKLYADFRSDIPDLEKRLANFPEPLLAITDFVKAVKERQTFVTNEENGHRSCTLVNIGKIALQLGRSLQYDPEKQTFLFDEGANRLLNQPLRTTWK
- a CDS encoding helix-turn-helix domain-containing protein — encoded protein: MSNNHHEKVIASISEYLLLNLNKPVSISQLAHSHYISESKLKQDFKKYKQLSLINWLLEQRMQKAFQLLQQSDSKISDIAEEVGYSNVSSFNREFRKHYACSPQEIRNGNSE
- a CDS encoding GDSL-type esterase/lipase family protein, with the protein product MRTYGQRAGVYLLMLVIAQLPTMAQKKAATNLNIVFIGNSITHGATLKEPDKEAPPVRTVEWLQTQEGVGKVNFSNQGVSGYTTVDFLPATGKAFKKVEAAAEAYKADKDALLVFSIDLGTNDSAVEGPNGAPVSPENYKKNLQAIIDQLLTDFPDSRVVIHLPIWYSPNTYNGAIYLQRGLDRLQTYFPEVGNLVKEYGRTKPGQVIVGDKQGFGYFKQHAAAELQAEEGWQGVFYLHPNKVGAESLGKLWGKGIIKLLK